A genomic window from Enterobacter pseudoroggenkampii includes:
- the actP gene encoding cation/acetate symporter ActP codes for MKRVLTALAATLPFAAHAADAITGEVQRQPTNWQAIVMFLIFVVLTLYITYWASKRVRSRNDYYTAGGNITGFQNGLAIAGDFMSAASFLGISALVYTSGYDGLIYSLGFLVGWPIILFLIAERLRNLGRYTFADVASYRLKQGPIRTLSACGSLVVVALYLIAQMVGAGKLIQLLFGLNYHIAVVLVGVLMVMYVLFGGMLATTWVQIIKAVLLLFGASFMAFMVMKHVGFSFNNLFTEAMAVHPKGEAIMSPGGLVKDPISALSLGLGLMFGTAGLPHILMRFFTVSDAREARKSVFYATGFMGYFYILTFIIGFGAIMLVGANPAFKDAAGALIGGNNMAAVHLADAVGGNLFLGFISAVAFATILAVVAGLTLAGASAVSHDLYANVFRKGASERDELKVSKITVLVLGVVAILLGILFEKQNIAFMVGLAFSIAASCNFPIILLSMYWSKLTTRGAMIGGWLGLLTAVILMILGPTIWVQILGHASAIFPYEYPALFSIAVAFIGIWLFSATDNSPEGNLEREKFRAQFIRSQTGLGVEQGRAH; via the coding sequence ATGAAGCGAGTTCTGACGGCGCTCGCCGCCACACTTCCCTTTGCCGCCCACGCGGCGGATGCCATTACCGGCGAGGTACAGCGCCAGCCGACCAACTGGCAGGCGATTGTGATGTTCCTGATTTTCGTTGTGCTGACGCTGTATATCACTTACTGGGCGTCGAAACGCGTGCGCTCCCGTAACGATTACTACACCGCAGGCGGCAACATTACCGGCTTCCAGAACGGGCTGGCGATTGCGGGTGACTTTATGTCCGCCGCCTCCTTCCTTGGCATCTCTGCGCTGGTCTACACCTCCGGCTATGACGGCCTGATTTACTCTCTCGGCTTCCTCGTCGGCTGGCCGATCATCCTGTTCCTGATTGCCGAGCGCCTGCGCAACCTGGGCCGCTATACCTTCGCCGACGTGGCCTCGTATCGCCTGAAACAGGGGCCGATTCGCACCCTCTCCGCCTGCGGCTCGCTGGTGGTAGTGGCGCTGTACCTGATTGCGCAGATGGTGGGCGCGGGTAAATTGATCCAACTGCTGTTCGGCCTGAACTACCACATCGCGGTAGTACTGGTGGGCGTACTGATGGTGATGTACGTGCTGTTCGGCGGCATGCTGGCGACGACCTGGGTGCAGATCATCAAAGCCGTGCTGCTGCTGTTCGGCGCCAGCTTTATGGCCTTTATGGTGATGAAGCACGTCGGGTTCAGCTTCAATAACCTGTTTACCGAAGCCATGGCGGTCCACCCGAAAGGGGAAGCAATCATGAGCCCGGGCGGGCTGGTGAAAGACCCGATATCGGCGCTTTCACTGGGTCTCGGACTGATGTTCGGTACCGCGGGTCTGCCGCATATTCTGATGCGCTTCTTCACCGTGAGCGACGCGCGTGAAGCGCGCAAGAGCGTCTTCTACGCCACCGGCTTCATGGGTTACTTCTATATTCTGACCTTTATCATCGGCTTTGGCGCGATCATGCTGGTGGGGGCGAACCCGGCATTTAAAGATGCCGCAGGCGCGCTGATTGGCGGTAACAACATGGCGGCGGTGCACCTGGCGGACGCGGTGGGCGGTAACCTGTTCCTCGGCTTTATCTCTGCCGTGGCTTTCGCCACCATTCTTGCTGTGGTTGCGGGTCTGACGCTGGCCGGCGCGTCGGCGGTCTCGCATGACCTCTACGCCAACGTCTTCCGCAAAGGCGCGAGCGAGCGCGATGAGCTGAAGGTCTCCAAAATCACCGTGCTGGTGCTGGGCGTGGTGGCGATTCTGTTAGGCATTCTGTTCGAGAAGCAAAACATCGCCTTTATGGTGGGGCTGGCCTTCTCCATTGCGGCAAGCTGTAACTTCCCGATCATCCTGCTCTCCATGTACTGGTCGAAACTGACCACCCGTGGCGCGATGATTGGCGGCTGGCTGGGGCTGCTGACGGCGGTAATCCTGATGATTCTGGGCCCGACGATCTGGGTGCAGATCCTCGGTCACGCAAGCGCCATCTTCCCGTATGAATACCCGGCACTGTTCTCCATTGCCGTGGCGTTTATCGGCATCTGGCTCTTCTCGGCCACCGACAATTCGCCGGAGGGTAATCTGGAGCGCGAAAAATTCCGCGCCCAGTTTATTCGTTCACAAACCGGTCTCGGCGTCGAGCAGGGCCGCGCGCACTAA
- a CDS encoding glutathione S-transferase family protein, producing the protein MLTVHHLNQSRSHRVIWALEELGLPYEIVHYQREKNMLAPEALKKVHPLGKSPVIEDNGLILAESGAILEYLQETYDPESRLKPLDPAHKVQYRFWLHYAEGSLMPLLLMKLVFNSLGKPPVPFGIRTLGKALGQGVQKAYLNRQLETHARFIESHLAKNSWFAGDALSMADIQMSFPIFALLARGGIANLPHIQAWKTKVESSPGWQRTLEQGGPLSIPGED; encoded by the coding sequence ATGCTCACGGTACATCACCTAAACCAGTCGCGCTCGCATCGCGTGATCTGGGCGCTGGAAGAACTCGGCCTGCCTTATGAGATCGTTCACTATCAGCGTGAAAAGAACATGCTGGCACCTGAGGCTCTCAAAAAAGTGCATCCGTTGGGCAAATCACCGGTCATCGAAGATAACGGACTGATCCTCGCAGAGTCAGGCGCCATTCTGGAGTATCTGCAGGAAACGTACGATCCTGAGTCGCGGCTTAAGCCTTTAGATCCGGCGCATAAGGTGCAGTACCGCTTCTGGCTGCACTACGCGGAAGGATCCCTGATGCCGCTGCTGTTAATGAAGCTGGTCTTCAACAGCCTCGGCAAGCCGCCGGTGCCGTTTGGTATCAGAACTTTGGGCAAAGCGCTGGGGCAGGGGGTGCAGAAAGCGTACCTCAACCGTCAGCTGGAAACCCATGCGCGCTTTATTGAGTCGCACCTTGCCAAAAACAGCTGGTTTGCCGGGGATGCGCTCAGCATGGCCGATATTCAGATGAGCTTTCCGATCTTTGCCCTGCTGGCGCGCGGCGGTATCGCTAATCTGCCGCATATTCAGGCCTGGAAGACAAAAGTTGAGAGCAGCCCTGGCTGGCAAAGAACCCTGGAGCAAGGGGGGCCGTTATCTATCCCGGGCGAGGACTGA
- a CDS encoding CidA/LrgA family protein — MAVALSRVTPAVVQRLQVPLQVLLYAGLFVFAEYLVGWLHLPLPANLVGMLLMLTLILCRVIPLNWVRAGARWLLAEMLLFFVPAVVAVVNYAQLLMVDGWRIFAVIALSTLMVLGTTAWVVDKVYRFEISRHKHD; from the coding sequence ATGGCCGTGGCGTTAAGCCGTGTTACGCCTGCCGTTGTTCAACGACTCCAGGTCCCGCTTCAGGTACTGCTCTACGCGGGGCTGTTTGTTTTTGCCGAATATCTTGTCGGTTGGCTCCACCTGCCGCTGCCTGCCAACCTGGTGGGGATGCTGCTGATGCTGACGCTTATTCTGTGTCGCGTGATCCCCCTTAACTGGGTGCGCGCCGGGGCGCGCTGGCTGTTGGCGGAAATGCTGCTGTTCTTTGTCCCCGCCGTGGTGGCGGTGGTGAACTATGCGCAGCTGCTGATGGTAGACGGCTGGCGAATCTTTGCGGTGATCGCGCTGAGTACGTTGATGGTGCTGGGGACGACCGCCTGGGTGGTGGATAAAGTCTACCGCTTTGAAATCAGCAGGCACAAACATGACTAA
- a CDS encoding Na+/H+ antiporter, with the protein MEIFFTILIMTLVVSLSGVVTRVLPFQVPLPLMQIAIGALLAWPTFGLHVEFDPELFLVLFIPPLLFADGWKTPTREFLEHGREIFGLALALVVVTVVGIGFLIYWAVPGIPLIPAFALAAVLSPTDAVALSGIVGEGRIPKKIMGILQGEALMNDASGLVALKFAVAVAMGTMVFTVGGATLEFFKVAIGGILAGFVVSWLYGRSLRFLSRWGGDEPATQIVLLFLLPFASYLIAEHIGVSGILAAVAAGMTITRSGVMRRAPLAMRLRANSTWAMLEFVFNGMVFLLLGLQLPGIMESSLVAAEADPNVEVWMLFTDIVLIYLALMLVRFGWLWTMKNFSVRFLKKKPMEFGSWTTRELLIASFAGVRGAITLAGVLSIPLLLPTGDVFPARYELVFLAAGVILFSLFVGVIMLPILLQHIDAGDSTQQHKEERIARAATAEVAIVAIQKMEERLAADAEENIDNQLLTEVSSRVIGNLRRRADGRNDVESSLQEENLERRFRLAALRSERAELYHLRATRQISNETLQKLLHDLDLLEALLIENQ; encoded by the coding sequence ATGGAAATCTTCTTCACAATACTCATCATGACCCTTGTGGTCTCGCTATCCGGGGTGGTTACACGCGTACTGCCCTTTCAGGTCCCCCTGCCATTAATGCAAATTGCCATCGGCGCGCTGCTGGCGTGGCCGACGTTTGGCCTGCACGTGGAATTTGACCCCGAACTGTTCCTCGTGCTGTTTATCCCACCACTGCTGTTTGCCGATGGCTGGAAAACGCCCACGCGCGAATTCCTTGAGCACGGGCGAGAGATCTTCGGCCTGGCGCTGGCGCTGGTGGTGGTCACCGTCGTCGGGATTGGTTTTCTGATCTACTGGGCGGTACCGGGCATTCCGTTAATACCGGCTTTTGCGCTGGCCGCCGTGCTGTCGCCAACCGATGCCGTGGCGCTGTCCGGCATTGTGGGTGAAGGCCGTATTCCGAAGAAAATTATGGGAATTTTACAGGGGGAGGCGCTGATGAACGACGCCTCCGGCCTGGTTGCCCTGAAGTTTGCCGTGGCCGTTGCGATGGGCACGATGGTCTTTACCGTCGGCGGCGCGACGCTGGAGTTCTTCAAGGTGGCGATTGGCGGTATTCTCGCGGGCTTCGTGGTGAGCTGGCTGTACGGCCGCTCGCTGCGCTTCCTCAGCCGCTGGGGCGGCGATGAACCCGCTACGCAGATCGTACTGCTGTTCCTGCTGCCGTTTGCCTCTTATCTGATTGCCGAACATATCGGCGTGTCGGGCATTCTGGCGGCAGTGGCGGCAGGGATGACCATTACCCGCTCCGGTGTGATGCGCCGCGCGCCGCTGGCCATGCGTCTGCGTGCCAACAGCACCTGGGCCATGCTGGAGTTTGTCTTTAACGGCATGGTGTTCCTGCTGTTGGGTCTGCAGCTGCCGGGCATTATGGAATCCTCGCTGGTGGCGGCCGAAGCCGACCCGAACGTTGAGGTCTGGATGCTGTTTACCGACATCGTGCTGATCTACCTGGCGCTGATGCTGGTGCGTTTCGGCTGGCTGTGGACGATGAAAAACTTCAGCGTCCGTTTCCTGAAGAAAAAGCCGATGGAGTTCGGCTCGTGGACAACGCGTGAACTGCTGATTGCTTCTTTTGCGGGCGTACGCGGGGCGATCACCCTTGCCGGTGTCCTCTCCATTCCGCTGCTGCTGCCGACGGGCGACGTCTTCCCGGCGCGCTACGAGCTGGTCTTCCTGGCGGCGGGCGTGATTCTGTTCTCACTGTTTGTCGGCGTGATTATGCTGCCGATTTTACTCCAGCATATTGATGCCGGTGATTCGACCCAGCAGCATAAAGAGGAGCGTATTGCGCGGGCGGCTACCGCCGAAGTGGCGATTGTCGCTATCCAGAAAATGGAAGAACGTCTGGCCGCGGATGCGGAAGAGAACATCGACAATCAGCTGCTGACGGAAGTGAGTTCCCGCGTGATTGGTAACTTGCGCCGTCGCGCGGACGGGCGTAACGACGTGGAAAGCTCGCTGCAGGAGGAGAACCTTGAGCGTCGGTTCCGTCTGGCGGCGCTGCGCTCCGAGCGTGCCGAGCTGTATCACCTGCGCGCCACGCGCCAGATCAGCAACGAGACGCTGCAAAAGCTGCTGCACGATCTGGACCTGCTGGAAGCGCTGTTGATAGAGAATCAGTAG
- a CDS encoding DUF485 domain-containing protein, protein MNNDICQQIENSAHYRELVDKRQRFAFILSIIMLIIYVGFILLIAFAPHWLGTPLHEGTSVTRGIPIGIGVIVISFLLTGVYVWRANGEFDRLNKAVLQEVKAS, encoded by the coding sequence ATGAATAACGATATTTGTCAGCAGATAGAGAATAGTGCGCACTACAGGGAGCTCGTCGATAAGCGGCAACGGTTTGCCTTCATCCTTTCCATCATCATGCTGATTATCTATGTCGGCTTTATTCTGCTGATCGCCTTTGCCCCACACTGGCTGGGCACCCCGTTGCACGAGGGGACCAGCGTGACGCGCGGTATTCCGATTGGCATTGGCGTGATTGTGATTTCATTCTTGCTGACCGGCGTCTACGTCTGGCGCGCGAACGGTGAATTCGATCGTCTTAATAAAGCGGTACTGCAAGAGGTAAAAGCATCATGA
- the ghxP gene encoding guanine/hypoxanthine transporter GhxP — translation MSTPSARTGGSLDAMFKISARGSTVRQEIVAGLTTFLAMVYSVIVVPGMLGKAGFPPAAVFVATCLVAGVGSIVMGLWANLPLAIGCAISLTAFTAFSLVLGQHISVPVALGAVFLMGVLFTVISATGIRSWILRNLPQGVAHGTGIGIGLFLLLIAANGVGLVIKNPLDGLPVALGHFASFPVIMSLIGLAVIIGLEKLKVPGGILLTIIGVSIVGLIFDPNVHFSGIFAMPSLSDDKGNSLIGSLDIVGALNPVILPSVLALVMTAVFDATGTIRAVAGQANLLDKDGQIIDGGKALTTDSLSSVFSGLVGAAPAAVYIESAAGTAAGGKTGLTAITVGVLFMLILFLSPLSYLVPAYATAPALMYVGLLMLSNVAKIDFADFVDAMSGLITAVFIVLTCNIVTGIMIGFASLVIGRLVSGEWRKLNIGTVIIAVALVAFYAGGWAI, via the coding sequence ATGTCTACGCCATCTGCGCGTACTGGCGGTTCACTTGACGCCATGTTTAAAATTTCGGCTCGCGGCAGCACCGTGCGCCAGGAGATCGTTGCCGGTTTGACAACGTTTCTGGCGATGGTTTACTCCGTCATCGTTGTGCCGGGCATGCTGGGCAAAGCGGGCTTCCCGCCAGCGGCTGTCTTTGTGGCAACCTGCCTTGTGGCCGGCGTAGGCTCCATCGTGATGGGCCTGTGGGCGAACCTGCCGCTGGCGATTGGTTGCGCCATCTCTCTGACCGCGTTTACCGCGTTCAGCCTGGTGCTGGGTCAGCACATCAGCGTACCGGTTGCGCTGGGTGCCGTGTTCCTGATGGGTGTCCTATTTACCGTGATTTCAGCGACCGGCATCCGTAGCTGGATTTTGCGCAACCTGCCGCAGGGCGTGGCGCACGGTACCGGTATCGGCATCGGCCTGTTCCTGCTGCTGATCGCCGCCAACGGCGTCGGTCTGGTCATCAAGAACCCGCTGGACGGTCTGCCGGTGGCGCTGGGCCACTTTGCCAGCTTCCCGGTGATTATGTCGCTGATCGGCCTGGCGGTGATTATCGGTCTGGAAAAACTGAAAGTGCCGGGCGGCATTCTGCTGACCATTATCGGCGTTTCCATTGTCGGCCTGATTTTCGATCCGAACGTCCATTTCTCCGGCATTTTCGCCATGCCGTCGCTGAGCGATGACAAAGGCAACTCCCTGATTGGCAGCCTGGATATCGTCGGTGCGCTGAACCCGGTGATCCTGCCAAGCGTGCTGGCGCTGGTGATGACCGCGGTGTTTGACGCGACCGGTACCATCCGCGCGGTGGCCGGTCAGGCGAACCTGCTGGATAAAGACGGTCAGATTATTGATGGCGGCAAAGCGCTGACCACTGACTCCCTGAGCAGCGTCTTCTCTGGCCTGGTGGGTGCGGCGCCTGCGGCGGTGTACATCGAATCCGCAGCGGGTACGGCGGCAGGCGGTAAAACCGGCCTGACGGCGATCACCGTCGGCGTGCTGTTCATGCTGATCCTGTTCCTCTCTCCGCTCTCCTATCTGGTTCCGGCGTATGCGACCGCGCCAGCGCTGATGTACGTTGGCCTGCTGATGCTGAGCAACGTGGCGAAAATCGACTTTGCAGATTTCGTGGACGCCATGTCTGGCCTGATTACCGCGGTCTTCATCGTGCTGACCTGTAACATCGTGACCGGCATTATGATCGGCTTCGCGTCGCTGGTGATTGGTCGTCTGGTCTCCGGTGAGTGGCGCAAGCTGAATATCGGCACCGTGATTATCGCCGTTGCGCTGGTGGCGTTCTACGCGGGCGGCTGGGCAATCTAA
- a CDS encoding LysR family transcriptional regulator, with amino-acid sequence MDIRTLRYFVEVVRQQSFTRAAEKLFVTQPTISKMLKNLEDELNCTLLIRDGRKLLLTDTGRVVFERGLAILAEFRQLEAELDDINHLTKGVLRLGIPPMVGMMMAGPISLFRQRYPGVELKISEFGGLTVQQAVTNGELDVAMTALPVEEESGLATLPLFSHPLCVLVPRSGDWLKRESVKPELLGEHPLLIYNEDFALSRQLMTLFNQHNVKPRIAVRSGQWDFLAAMVQAGVGIAILPQPICERLDKNTLRWIPLESDLHWQLGMIWREGVYLSQSAQAWLQCCEGFWVRSE; translated from the coding sequence ATGGACATAAGAACGCTGCGCTATTTTGTCGAAGTGGTTCGTCAGCAAAGTTTTACCCGCGCAGCGGAGAAGTTGTTTGTCACCCAACCCACTATCAGCAAGATGCTGAAAAACCTCGAAGATGAACTGAACTGTACCCTGCTGATCCGCGACGGGCGCAAGCTGCTGCTGACCGACACCGGACGCGTGGTGTTCGAACGCGGGCTGGCGATTCTGGCGGAGTTCCGCCAGCTGGAAGCGGAGCTGGACGATATAAACCATTTGACCAAAGGGGTGCTTCGCCTCGGCATTCCCCCGATGGTCGGCATGATGATGGCCGGGCCGATCAGCCTGTTTCGCCAGCGTTATCCCGGCGTAGAGCTGAAGATTTCGGAGTTTGGTGGGTTAACCGTCCAGCAGGCCGTCACCAACGGCGAGCTCGACGTAGCAATGACCGCCCTCCCCGTTGAGGAAGAGAGCGGCCTGGCGACGCTTCCGCTCTTTAGCCACCCGCTGTGCGTGCTGGTGCCCCGCTCCGGCGACTGGCTGAAGAGGGAGTCGGTGAAGCCTGAACTGCTCGGCGAGCACCCTCTGCTGATCTACAACGAAGACTTCGCCCTCAGCCGCCAGCTGATGACGCTGTTTAACCAGCATAACGTGAAGCCACGCATTGCGGTGCGCAGCGGGCAGTGGGATTTCCTGGCGGCGATGGTGCAGGCCGGCGTGGGGATTGCCATTCTGCCGCAGCCGATTTGCGAGCGTCTGGATAAAAACACGCTGCGCTGGATCCCGCTGGAGAGCGATCTACACTGGCAGTTGGGGATGATCTGGCGTGAAGGGGTGTATTTGTCGCAGAGCGCGCAGGCGTGGCTGCAGTGTTGTGAGGGTTTTTGGGTGCGGTCTGAATAG
- a CDS encoding LrgB family protein, with protein MTNFQISVLCLIATLGIYFANKRLYRRFHALPLMPLVFTPILLVLMLVFGHISWQNYIGESHWLLWLLGPATIAFAVPVYDNLAIIKRHWMSLSAGVITATVVAVCSSVWLARLFTLPDEIQRSLAVRSVTTPFALAAAKPLGGQPDLVALFVVVTGVFGMAVGDMLFLRLSIREGMAKGAGFGAASHGAGTARSYELGQQEGVVASLVMMLSGVVMVLVAPLVAWVMF; from the coding sequence ATGACTAACTTTCAGATCAGCGTCTTGTGCCTGATTGCGACGCTCGGGATCTACTTTGCCAACAAGCGGCTGTATCGTCGTTTTCACGCCCTGCCGCTGATGCCGCTGGTCTTCACGCCGATCCTGCTGGTGCTGATGCTGGTCTTTGGCCACATTTCCTGGCAGAACTACATTGGCGAATCCCACTGGCTGCTGTGGCTGCTCGGCCCGGCGACCATCGCCTTTGCCGTGCCCGTTTACGACAACCTGGCGATTATCAAACGCCACTGGATGTCGCTCAGCGCAGGGGTGATCACCGCCACGGTGGTCGCGGTCTGTAGCTCCGTCTGGCTGGCGAGACTGTTTACGCTGCCCGATGAAATTCAGCGCAGCCTGGCCGTGCGCTCGGTGACCACGCCGTTTGCGCTGGCGGCGGCAAAACCGCTCGGCGGGCAGCCGGACCTGGTGGCGCTGTTTGTGGTGGTGACGGGCGTCTTTGGGATGGCGGTGGGCGATATGCTGTTCCTGCGGCTTTCCATTCGCGAAGGCATGGCGAAAGGGGCAGGGTTCGGCGCGGCGTCGCACGGCGCGGGCACGGCACGGTCCTATGAGCTGGGGCAGCAGGAGGGCGTTGTCGCGAGCCTGGTGATGATGCTGTCGGGCGTGGTGATGGTGCTGGTTGCACCGCTGGTGGCGTGGGTGATGTTTTAA
- the acs gene encoding acetate--CoA ligase: protein MSQIHKHDIPANIADRCLITPEQYHEKYQQSITAPDTFWGEQGHILDWIKPYQKVKNTSFAPGNVSIKWYEDGTLNLAANCLDRHLAERGNETAIIWEGDDASQSKHITYKELHRDVCRFANVLLEKGIQKGDVVAIYMPMVPEAAVAMLACARIGAIHSVIFGGFSPEAVAGRIVDSSSKLVITADEGVRAGRGIPLKKNVDEALKNPNVKTVSNVIVLKRTGGKIDWHEGRDLWWSDLIEKASDQHQPEEMNAEDPLFILYTSGSTGKPKGVLHTTGGYLVYAATTFKYVFDYHPGDIYWCTADVGWVTGHSYLLYGPLACGATTLMFEGVPNWPTPARMCQVVDKHQVNILYTAPTAIRALMAEGDKAIEGTDRSSLRILGSVGEPINPEAWEWYWKKIGNEKCPVMDTWWQTETGGFMITPMPGATQLKAGSATRPFFGVQPALVDNEGNPLEGATEGNLVITDSWPGQARTLFGDHDRFEQTYFSTFKNMYFSGDGARRDEDGYYWITGRVDDVLNVSGHRLGTAEIESALVSHPKIAEAAVVGIPHNIKGQAIYAYVTLNHGEEPSPELYAEVRNWVRKEIGPLATPDVLHWTDSLPKTRSGKIMRRILRKIAAGDTSNLGDTSTLADPGVVEKLLEEKQAIAMPS from the coding sequence ATGAGCCAAATCCACAAACATGACATTCCCGCAAATATTGCGGACCGTTGCCTGATCACCCCGGAGCAGTACCACGAGAAATATCAGCAATCTATCACCGCCCCGGACACCTTCTGGGGTGAGCAGGGCCATATCCTTGACTGGATCAAACCTTATCAGAAGGTGAAGAACACCTCCTTTGCGCCCGGCAATGTCTCCATTAAATGGTATGAAGATGGCACCCTGAACCTGGCGGCGAACTGCCTTGATCGTCACCTTGCCGAGCGTGGGAATGAGACGGCGATTATCTGGGAAGGCGATGACGCCTCGCAGAGCAAACATATTACCTATAAAGAGCTGCACCGTGACGTGTGCCGCTTCGCCAACGTTCTGCTGGAAAAAGGCATTCAAAAAGGCGACGTGGTCGCTATCTATATGCCGATGGTGCCGGAAGCGGCGGTGGCCATGCTGGCCTGCGCGCGCATCGGTGCAATTCACTCAGTGATTTTTGGCGGGTTCTCACCAGAGGCGGTTGCGGGTCGTATTGTCGATTCAAGTTCAAAACTGGTGATCACCGCCGATGAAGGCGTGCGCGCCGGACGCGGCATCCCACTTAAGAAAAACGTCGACGAAGCGCTGAAAAACCCGAACGTCAAAACGGTCAGCAACGTCATCGTCCTTAAGCGTACCGGCGGCAAAATCGACTGGCACGAGGGGCGCGACCTGTGGTGGAGCGACCTGATTGAAAAAGCGAGCGACCAGCATCAGCCGGAAGAGATGAACGCAGAAGATCCGCTGTTCATTCTTTATACCTCCGGCTCCACCGGTAAGCCAAAAGGCGTACTGCACACCACCGGCGGCTATCTGGTCTATGCGGCCACCACCTTCAAATACGTCTTCGACTACCATCCGGGCGACATCTACTGGTGTACCGCCGACGTGGGCTGGGTCACCGGACACAGCTACCTGCTGTACGGCCCGCTGGCCTGTGGCGCAACAACGCTGATGTTTGAGGGCGTACCCAACTGGCCGACCCCGGCGCGTATGTGCCAGGTGGTCGATAAGCACCAGGTCAATATTCTCTACACCGCGCCAACGGCGATCCGCGCATTAATGGCGGAAGGCGACAAAGCCATCGAAGGCACCGACCGCTCTTCATTGCGCATCCTCGGTTCCGTGGGCGAGCCCATTAACCCGGAAGCCTGGGAGTGGTACTGGAAGAAAATCGGCAACGAGAAATGCCCGGTGATGGACACCTGGTGGCAGACCGAAACCGGCGGCTTTATGATCACCCCGATGCCGGGCGCCACGCAACTGAAGGCCGGTTCCGCGACCCGTCCGTTCTTCGGCGTGCAGCCTGCGCTGGTGGATAATGAAGGCAACCCGCTGGAAGGCGCCACCGAAGGCAACCTGGTGATCACAGACTCCTGGCCGGGTCAGGCGCGTACCCTGTTCGGCGATCACGATCGCTTCGAGCAGACTTACTTCTCGACCTTTAAAAACATGTACTTCAGCGGCGACGGCGCGCGTCGTGACGAAGATGGCTATTACTGGATAACCGGGCGCGTGGACGACGTGCTGAACGTCTCCGGCCACCGTCTGGGTACCGCGGAGATTGAATCAGCGCTGGTGTCGCATCCGAAGATTGCCGAAGCCGCCGTTGTCGGTATTCCGCACAACATCAAAGGCCAGGCGATTTACGCCTATGTCACCCTGAACCACGGGGAAGAGCCATCGCCAGAGCTCTACGCTGAGGTGCGCAACTGGGTGCGTAAAGAGATTGGCCCGCTGGCAACTCCGGACGTGCTGCACTGGACCGACTCGCTGCCGAAAACCCGCTCCGGCAAAATTATGCGTCGTATCTTGCGCAAAATCGCGGCAGGGGACACCAGCAACCTCGGTGATACCTCAACGCTCGCGGATCCTGGCGTGGTGGAAAAACTGCTCGAAGAGAAGCAGGCCATCGCAATGCCATCGTAA